The genomic region GCCGCCGGGCAAGGCGAAGGCGTTGGCAGGCATGCCCGAGCGGAACTCCAGCTTCAGCTGCGGCTGGTAAGACGGGTACCGCTTGGGCGCAGCGGAAGTGTGCGCCACCAGCGCATCAAACCGCGCAGCGAGTTGCGCCTGGCGTTCGGCAGGCAGTTTGCTGGGTTTGAGAAAGCCACCGTCCAGCTGGCTCAGCACGTTGTCAGACATGCTGGTTTCCCAGCCGATGGGCACAAAGCGCGTGAGCTGCGCTGCCGCCCAGGGCGTGCCATACCGGTAGAACAGCCCCAGGCCCACAGCCGAGATCACCAGCGCGCCCACCAGCAGGGGCCAGCGCGTCTGCATGCGCTGGGCCACCCCAGGCCGTGCCCCGGCCGCAGCCCAGGCACGGTACCAGTCGGCCACGGCGTCAATCTCCAGGCTGCCGCGTTCGCGCAGGTCGACCACCACGCGGGGCTGGGGGCGGCGTTCGCTCCACGCCTCGGGCCACCCTACCTGCGGGTAGGTGAACACGATGGGCTCTGCGCCTGGGCCTGAAGAATCGGACAAGGGGTGCAGCAGCAGCGAAGGCCCCTTGGGATCGGGCCTGAGCACCACCAGCACGGGGCGTGGCTTGCTGCTCAGCCCGTCAAACCAGCGGGCTGAAAGCATGTGGGCCGCAGCGCCTGTGTCGGGTGGTGTGGTCATGAGCGGTCAGCCGATCAGGTCCAGGCCAGCGGCATCTGCCAGGGCATCGCCCAGGCCGCCTTCTTGCTGGCGCGTGAGCACGCCCGCCACCTGATCCACGCCGCCCTTGATGTGCAGGGTGACGGATTCGAGCTTCATGCGGTATTCGCTCACCCGCGCAAAGGGGCGGTAAAAGCCCAGTGTCAGCAGCGTCAGCGCCATGTTCTTCAGGCGCAGGCGCACAAAGCGGCCAGCGCGCAGGTTGCATTTGAAGCGGGCGATCTGGCTCACGCCAATGTTGTTCCACAGCAGCTGGAACATGCGTGCTTCGCGGTAGGCGCGCGCCGGAGCCGAGGCCAGGAACAGCAGGAAAAAGAACCCGATGAATCCCAGGATCACGATGGCGATGATCCAGAGAATGTTGCCTTTGGCACCGCCCTGGCCCATGACCAGCATGGCAATGGAGCTGGTGGCAACCGCTGTGATCACCAGCCAGATCAGCAGTGCGCACAGCAGGAAAACCGCCACCGTGGCCAGCCACACCTTCACAAAATCCATGTACACCGGCTTCCACCGCCCGTGCTCTGTGCCCAGACGGGCACGCAGCACCAGCAGGCTCTTGTAGTTGTATTCGAGCCGGATGAAGCACAGCACGGAGAGGATCAGCCCCAGCACCAGCAGGCCGCCCATGGCAGGCGTGAACTCGGGGCGGGGGCGGGCTTCGCCTTTGACGGCGGGTTCGTCCAGCAGCTGGGCCAGCTCGGGTGACAGAAACTGCATGCCGAAGAACACGGCAATCCACACCAGCGCCAGCGCAAACACGGGCCAGCTGGCCAGGTACACCTCTTTCCAGCTGGCGGCAAACTGCAGCCGCAGGCCGCGCCAGCGTGTGGCGCCCAGCCGAAAGCGCATGGCACTGGCCCAGATATAGGGCGACAGCGCGGCACCGCCCAGCAGCATCAGTGCCACGGCCAGGTCTTGCCCGGTGTTGGCGGCCAGCTTGTAGGCAATGGAGAGCAGCACCAGCAGCACAAACCCCACCACCATCTTGCGCTGCTGCGCGGTGAATTCGAGCGGGCTGTTGGCCACCATGCTGTGGCCGTAGAAATACATGGCGGTGCGCCGCCGTGCCCAGGGTGTGTAGAAGCCCAGCGTGACGATGCCCAGCAGCACGTTCACGATCCACACCCGGAAGTACTCACCGCCGCTGCCGGTGAACTCCATCGGATAGGCCTCGATGTTTTGCGACATGAAGACAGACGGCTGCTCGGACACGGCAGCGTCTTTGGTTTTCTGGTTCATTCACTCCCTCCTTGGTTCGGCGCAGTTTAGCAGCGGCGCCCAGAAGGTGAACTCAGGTAAAAACCTTGTTTGCGCCCATATTTCAAGCGCTAGCAGCTATGGTTTTGATAGCCGTGCGGCAAGGGCCATCTGCCCTTGCAAGGGCATCACTGCCGAGCCGGTCAGAATTTCTCCCACGGCTGCAGGTAGCGCCACTGGCCCTCGGGCACCTTGGCCAAAGGCACCCGGCCGATGCGGATGCGCTTGATGCCCACCACCCGCAGGCCCACGGCCTCACACATGGCGGGGATTTGCCCGGGGCGGATGCCCTTCAAGGCAAAGCGCAGCTTGGTTTCGTTTTGCCAGCTCACCTTGATGGGGGGTAGCGGGCGGCCGTTGAACGACAGGCCGTGGCACAGACGCTGCAGGCCGTTGGGGGCGATCTCGCCCGTCACTTCCACAATGCATTCCTGCTCCAGCGCTTCGATGTCTTCGGCCAGCTTGCGCGCGATGCGCTTGTCCTGCGTGTAGACCACCAGCCCGGTCGCCTCGCTGGGCAGGGGGGTGAAGCATTCGAGCTGCCTGAAGTGTCGCTGCAGCACGCGGATGTCGCTGGCGTCTTCCGGCAGGTGCGATGCGGCACTGAGCAAATCTGTGGCTTGGGGGGCACCCTGGCTGCGGCTGGCGTGGGCGTTTCCATTGCCATGGCCGCCTTGCGCTGGCAGGCCCAGGCCCGCTTCGTATCCGGCGGGCTTGTGCAGCAGCAGCGTTACAGGGGTGAGGGCGAGCAGGCTGGCGTCCGGGGCCACGGTCACGGTCTGGTCCGGGCGCACGCGCGCGCCGGGCGCTTCCTGCACCTGGCCGTCCACGCTCACGAAGCCGCCCTCGATGAATTGCTCAGCAGTGCTGCGGGAGCAGTTCAGTTGTTCGGCCACGCGTTTGGCCAGGCGGATGTGGTTGGGGTCAGGGTGGGGGGCAGTCATGGAAGGCAAGGCGCGTTGTTCTTGTTGAAAGGGGACTTGAAAGGGAGGCGTGAAAGGGGTGCAGACCGCGGCCATGCCCGGTCTTCGGTTCAGGTGTTGCCGGGCGGCAGGGCGCGGATGCGCTCCACATGCGCCAGCAGCGACCGCTGGGCCACGGGCCACATGCGCGGCGGCACATCGTCGTAGGCATGGCGCACCCAGTCTTCCATCGTGCCATGGGGCAAGGCCTGCATGGCGGCCAGCACCTTGGCCTCGCGGGCCAGTCGGTGGGCCTTGAGGTGGGCGATGGCACCCCGCGCATTGTCCAGCACATAGCCGTGGGCGGGCAGGATGAACTCGATGCCATGCTCGGCGCACAGGGTATCGAGCCGGTTCAGCGAATCCAGGTAGTCGGCCATGTTGCCGTCGGGCGGGTCAATCACCGTGGTGCTGCCGTTGAGGATGTGGTCGCCGCTGAACAGCAACCCGTCTTCCAGCAGGATGAAGCACACATGGTTGGCCGCGTGGCCCGGGGTGTACACCACCTGCAGGGTATGGGTGATTTCGCCTTCTAGCGCACGCCCAGTCAGCGCAAGCAGCTCATTATTTTGTAGCATCCTGTCGGGCGTGAACTGGCTGGCTACCCGTGCTGTGGGGGCAGAGGGCAGCCCCAGAATCGGCGGCTTGCCGTGGCCTGAGCGTTCGCACAGGGCTTGCAGGGGCGCCGCGCCGGGCGAGTGGTCGGGGTGCGAATGCGTGCACACGATCATGCGGATGTCGCCACCCGCCGCGCGCCAGAGCTTTTCCAGGTGGTCCAGGTCGGCCGGGCCGGGGTCGATGGCGATGTAGCCCGTGCCGGGCTCGCCCACCAGATAGCTGTTGGTGCCGGGCCCCGTCATCACGCCCGAGTTGGGCGCGGTAAGGCGCTGCACGTTCTTGAGCAAGGGTACGGGGCGCTCGCTCTGCCAGTCCAGCGGGTGGACCATCTGCCCATGCGGGCACACCAGGGCCAGCTCGCCAAAAGGCGCATCCCCCTCCATGTAGCGGGCTTCCTTGCCGCCCAGCAGGCCCGCACGGGGGCAGCTGGTCCACAGGGGCTGCTCATGCGCCAGCGCGGCCAGCACGGCGGCGGTGTTGCCAAACCGGGTGAGCCGCTGCAGCGTGCGAATGGTGGGGAAGATCATGAAGAACTGCCCCGCCTCGTGCCTTGCCAGCGCGTCTGCCGGGCGCACCCACACGGGCTCAAACTGTTCCGCCTCGTCGGCCACGGGCTCTTGCCCGTCAGGCATGCGTGCCACGAGGAAGGGCACGGCGAACCGCTTGGGCAGATCGCGGTCCGTGGTCCAGTAGGCCAGCTGGTACACGCTGTCTGCCGCCAGCCGCAGGCCCTGCGCGGCGCACTGGGTGGCAAAGGGGGCATGGCGGTCCAGCGCGGCAATGTCACTGGCATCGGCTATCTGCCCAGCGCGGGGGCCGTCGGCATGGCGGGCCAGCAGCACGCCCAGCTCTTCAAAGCTCTCGCGGATGGCGGCGATAGCCTCGGTCAGGTGTTCGTCGCTTTGCGTGGGGCGGCGGTCAGCCACCGGGTGGGCCTGAGCGTCGGCGGCCTCGATGCCGCCTCCGGGAAAGACATATGCGCCCGGGGCAAAGCTGGCTTTGCCCGAGCGGCGGGTCATGAGAACTTCCAGAGCGCCGTCAGGCGCATCACGCAGCAACAGCACGGTGGCTGCTGCCAAGGGGCGCACGGGCTCGCGGGCGGGGTGCAGGTGCTGGCTGATGCGGGGCATGGGTGCTTATCGGTGTCTGTGGCCTTTCGCCCCATCGTACCCGTTAGTCTGTAATCAGTGGGCTGTGGGTGGCAGTCACATAGGTGCAGCAAGAGGATCGTCTACAGGCTCTCGCAAGTTGTGTAGTGCATGTGTGGTGCACGGCGGTAGAGATGTTTTGGCAATAAACACAAGCGCCTCGCATATGAGTGAACTTTGACAATCACCTTCATGTTGATAGTTTGTCGAAAGGTGTTTTCATGTTTTCTTTAGTGGGTCGAAATGGGCGAGTGCTTTGGCGTGTTGCCGCCTGGGTGGGTGGTTTAGGCTTGAGCTTGGTGCAGTCGGCGCATGCCCAGCCTCAGAGCGGTAACAAGGTGGACTGGCCGACGCAGCCCGTGACGTTCATCATGGGTTTTCCGGCTGGCTCGGGGATTGATGTAGTGGGACGCGCTTTGCAGGAGCCCTTGGGCAAACTCCTCGGGCAGCCCGTAGTAATTGACTACAAGAGTGGCGCCGCAGGCAATATTGCTTCAGAGTATGTTGCCCGGGCTAAACCCGACGGCTATACCTTGGTCTTCGGCACTGCGGCCACCCATGGCAGCAATGCAGCCCTGTACAAGAAACTGTCCTTCGATGTGGAGGCAGACTTTGTGCCTGTTGCTCCCATCATTGATGTTTCCAACGTCTTGATGATCAATCCCGATGTGATCCCCGCGAAGAGCATCCAGGAGTTTGTGGAACTGGTGAAGGCACATCCTGGCAAATACGCTTTTGCTTCCACGGGCCATGGGGCTGGCACCCACATGGCCTTTGCAGAATTCAATGCCAGAACGGGGCTTGATATGCTGCACGTGCCTTACAAGGGTGGCCCCGAGGCCATTACCTCTGTTTTGAGGGGGGAGACCTGCTGCATCATGAACCAGGTGCAGACCGCCTTGGCCCATTACAAGGCGGGCAAGGTGCGGTTGCTGGGGGTGACCACGGCCAAACGTGTGCCTGCCGTCAGCGAGGTGCCCACCATTGCCGAAAGTGGCGTCGCTGGCACCAAAGGCTTTGACAGTTCCATCTGGTTCGGCCTGTTTGCCCCCAAAGGAACGGACTCGCGCGTGGTGACACGTTTGAACACCGCGATTCGCAGTGTGCTGGAGTCCTCAGAAGTACGTTCCAGGCTGGAGCAGGCTGGCAACACGGTTCGTCTGGAAAACCCCGAACAGTTCAAGGCCACGGTCCATGCCAATCGCATCAAATGGGCTGAAGTGGTGAAAGCAGCCAACATCGTGATCGAGTAGGGCAGGGCTGGAGCAGAGATCCTCTGAGGGCGGGCGCACACTGTGGTGACTCACCTGCCCATCCCTGCTCCTGGCAGGAGAGCTTGCCAAGCCGGTAGCGGTACAGCCTCCGAGAGGTGGGTTGCTGGCTGCGCCCGCTCAGCGCAACGCACGCAGCTGCTGCAGCCGTTGCAGCACGGCGTCAATCACCGTGTTGGCACCTTGCAAGTCACAACTCCACAGCATCTCCAGCAACTCGATCAGCGCGATCGGGCTGCATTCCTGCAACGCTGCCTGCGAGGCAGCCTGGAGGTTGCTGGCCTCCAGATCGTTCAAAACATCCACCGTCAAACTCATGGGGCACTCCCTGTTTTTCTGGGTGCCATCGTAGGCGCAAGGCCGGCCAGCCTAGGCCTTGCGGGCATGATCAAAATCAAATGCGGGCCAAAAAGCGGTGGTGTCGGCAAGTGCTTTGAACGGGTTCTCAGGCTCTGGGGGGCACGTTCAGCCCCTTGATCACCGCAGGGCGAGCCACAAAGGCGGCCAGCACACGCTGCACTTCTGCAAAAGCGTCAAAGCCCACCAGTTCACCCGCTTCGTAAAAGCCCACCAGATTCCGCACCCAAGGCCAGATGGCGATATCGGCAATCGTGTAGGTGTCACCCATGATCCACTGGCGGCCTGCCATGCGCTGGTTGAGCACACCGAGCAGACGCTTGGACTCGGCCACATAGCGATCCCGGGGGCGTTTGTCCTCGTAATCTTTGCCAGCAAATTTGTGGAAGAAGCCGAGCTGCCCAAACATGGGGCCAACCCCGCCCATCTGGAACATGACCCATTGCAGGGTTTTGTAGCGGCCCGCTGCATCCCGCGGCAGCAGGCGGCCTGCCTTTTCTGCCAGGTAGACAAGGATGGCGCCTGACTCGAACAGCGCCAGCGGGTGGCCCCCCGGGCCGTTGGGGTCCAGGATGGCGGGAATCTTGTTGTTGGGGTTGAGGGACAGGAACTCAGGCGACATCTGGTCATTGCGCTCAAAGCTCACCAGGTGGGCTTCATAGGGGAGTCCCAACTCCTCCAGCGCGATCGAGACTTTGACGCCGTTGGGCGTGGGCAGCGAGTACAGCTGGATGCGGTCAGGGTGCTGCGCAGGCCATTTGCGGGTGATGGGAAAGCTGGACAGATCGGGTAGCGATGCAGACATGGGGCTCCTTGGGGCGGTGGAAGAAAGCAATGCCAATGTGCCCCCAAGCCTAAACCGGTGAGCCAACCGCAGTGGTGGCAGGGCTATAAACGGCTCGTACGGCCCCCTTGGGTCCTTTGCATAAATCACCGCGCCGTGTGCGTCTGCAGTCTGTGGCGGTATGCGGCGTTGCAAATACTCGCAATAGCTACGGCTCCTGCTGCGTCAATTTTCTCAGTCAAGCGCCTTGCACCACCGGGATCGCCTGCGACAGAGCGCCTGGCCACGGCCGCTTCGCGGGTGGGTGTTTGCCGTTCTTGTGGCCTAGGCGCGTGGTGCTGCATGGCCGGGCAGCGACGATAATCCGGGCATGCAGATTCGCTTTACCAAAATGCAGGGCGCAGGCAACGACTTTGTCGTGCTGGACGAAACCCAGGGCCGCCTGGGTCTTACGACTGCGCACTACCGCTACCTGGCCGACCGCCACTTTGGCGTGGGGGCCGATCAGATCCTCACCGTGCGTCCCTCGCCCGCCGAGGGGATTGATTTTGAGTACGTGATCCACAACGCTGACGGTGGCGAAGTGGAGCAGTGCGGCAACGGCTCGCGCTGCTTTGCGCGCTACGTGCGCGACAAGGGCCTGACGGACAAGGACACCATCCGGGTGCAAACGCTCAGCGGGGTCATTGCGCCCCGCCTCACGCCCGATGGGCGGGTGGCGGTGGACATGGGCCGCCCGGTGCTGGAGCCCGCGCGGGTGCCGTTCGACACTGCGGGACTGGAGCCTGTGGCGCAAGGTGCTGGGCAAAAATGGCCGCTAGCGCTGGATGTACCAGCGCAGCCAGCTACGGTTTTTGTAGCGGTGGTGTCCATGGGCAATCCGCATGCGGTGCAGTTGGTCGACGATGTGGATACGGCCCCGGTGGCCATCTGGGGCCCGTTGGTGGAGCGGCATGTGCGCTTTCCGCAGCGGGTGAATGCGGGCTTCATGCAGGTGGTAAGCCGCACCCATGTGCGCCTGCGCGTGTTCGAGCGTGGCACGGGCGAGACGCTGGCCTGCGGCACGGGTGCATGCGCTGCCGTGGCGGCTGGCATCCGCCTGGGGCTGCTCGACAACGAAGTGCATGTGGACATGCGCGGTGGCCGCCTCACGATTGCCTGGAGCGGTCAGGAGACCGACACCCTGTACATGACCGGCCCGGCCACCACCGTGTTTGAAGGCCAGATCGATATTCCGGACACCCTATGAGCACTACCCACATTCCCCCGATCACCGAAGAAGATATCGCCAACTTTCTGACCAACACCCCCGGCTTCTTCGAGCGCCATGCCGAGGTGCTGGCCAGCGTGCAGATCACCAGCCCCCACGGGCACCGTGCCGTGAGCCTGCAGGAGCGCCAGGCCGAGATGCTGCGCGAGAAGATCAAGGGGCTGGAGCACCGCATCATGGACATGGTGCGCAACAGCAATGACAACACCGCCATTGCGGCCAAGGTGCACCAATGGACCAGCGCCCTGCTGCGCGTAAAGGACCCGTTTGACCTGCCCGAGGCCGTGGTCAGCGGCATTCGCACCCTGTTTGATGTGCCCCAGGCCACGGTGCGGGTGTGGACGGTGGCGGGCCCCTACATCGACGCTGATTTCACCCAGGGAGCGAGCGAGGATGCGCGTGCGTTTGCCTCGTCGCTGACCATGCCGTTTTGCGGCCCCAACCTGGGCTTTGAGCCTGCGGGCTGGCTGGCGCAGGACGCCGGTGGCGAGCCCGCCCAGTCGCTGGCCCTGCTGCCGCTGCGCGAAGGCGCCATCGACAGCGCCACGCCTGCGTTTGGCCTGCTGGTGCTGGGCTCGCCCGATCCGCAGCGCTTTGATGCGACCATGGGCACGGAATTCCTTTCGCGCATTGCAGAGCTGGCGAGTGCGGCGCTGGTGCGGTTGAAGTGAAGCCCCCCCTGAGCCGCTGCGCGTCTTCCCCCCCCGAGGGGGGGACGCCACCCCTGGCCCGGCAAAGCCGGCTCCACGGTGGCACTGGCCTTGCGCTGCGCCAGTGGCGGCGGCCTTGTGCCTTGGCGTGCGCCGCAGTCACGGCTCTCTTCACAGCGGGTTGAGTCCATGGCCGAGGTGCCTTCGTCCGTACCCTTGCCCACCGATCCGCACGTACTGCGCTATCTGGAGCATGTGCGGGTGGAAAAGCGGCTTGCGGCGCGCACGGTCACGCTCTACACCCTGGATCTTGAAAAGCTCGCGCAGTTGGCTGCGGGTGTGAACACACCGATGCTGCAGCTCACCAGCGCGCACATTCGCCGCTTTGTGGCGCAGATGCACAGCGGTGGGCGCAGCGGGCGGGGGATTGCACTCATCCTCTCTGGCTGGCGCGGGTTCTACACCTGGGCGGGGCGGCAGGGGCTGGTGGCGCACAACCCGGTGCAGGATGTGCGCGCACCCAAGGCGCCCAAGCCTTTGCCCAAAGCGCTGGGCGTGGATGATGCCGTGCGTCTGGCAGACTATGAAAACACTGCAGCCGACCCCTGGCTCGAAGCCCGGGACGCTGCCATCGTCGAGCTGTTGTATGGCTGTGGCCTGCGCGTGGGAGAGCTGGTGGGGCTGGACGCGGAGCCCAGCGCCGAGGCGCAGCGTGAAGGCCGTGGCTGGATTGACCTGCAGGCCGGCGAGGCCCATGTTTTTGGCAAGGGCAGCAAGCGCCGCAGCGTGCCCGTGGGGCGAGCTGCAGTGCAGGCTCTGAAAAACTGGCTGGCCCTGCGCATTCAGCCCTTTGGTGCCAGCGGGGCGCTGGATGCCGCCCTGTTTGTGGGCCAGCGCGGCAAGCGGCTGACGGCCCAGTCGGTGTGGTTGCGCCTGCGCCAGCGCAGCCAGCAGGCGGGGCTGACGACACCGGTGCATCCGCACATGCTGCGCCACTCATTTGCCAGCCATGTGCTGCAATCCAGCAGCGACTTGCGTGCCGTGCAGGAGTTGCTGGGGCACGCCAACATCACCACCACGCAGGTGTACACCAGGCTGGATTTTCAGCACTTGGCCAAGGTGTACGACGCGGCGCACCCGCGGGCGCGCAAGAAGAGCTGACATCCCGCACGGGCTGCGCAACCGGTGCAGACCTTTCTCAACTGCTGGGCATGCATGGTGTGGCCCGGGGGCAGAGGCTCTCTCGCTCCGAGTCCGGAACTTGTAGCGGGAGCGATGCTCCCAGTCATCACGCCAACAGCCCGCCGGGTGAGGAGAGCTTTGTGAAAAACTGGTTCCGCAAGCAGCGCTATTTCCTGCTCATGCTGCTGTGTTTTGGTTTCTTTCGTACTGCCATTGCAGACTGGAACCCGATTCCCTCAGGCTCCATGCGTCCGACCCTGCTGGAAGGCGACGTGGTCTTTGTGAACCGGCTGGCTTACGACTTCAAGCTCCCGCTCACTGACATCGTGCTGCTGCCGCTGGGAGAACCCCAGCGCGGTGACGTCGTGACGTTCAGTTCTCCCCAGGATGGCACCCGTCTCATCAAGCGCATCGCTGCCGTGCCGGGAGACCGGGTGGAGATGCGCAACGAAGTGCTCTACATCAACGGCCAAGCAGCTGACTACCAGGCCCCCGAGGACGTGCGCGAAGCACTGGGCATGGGGGCAGAGGTAGACGCCACCCGCTGGACTGAGCGCCTGCAGGGCCACGAGCGCCGGGTGCAGTGGCTGCACGGCGTGCCTGCACGAAGCACCTTCGGCCCGCTGGATGTTCCCCCCGGGCAGTACCTGATGCTGGGCGACAACCGGGACAACAGCGTGGATTCGCGCTACATCGGCCTGGTGCCACGCCATTTGCTGATCGGTCAGGCCCGCAGGGTGCTGGTGTCTGCGGACATTCTGGGCAACTGGGCGCCAAGGCTGGGGCGCACCGGGCAGGCGCTCTAACGGGTTTTGGTGCTGCGAGTGGCACAGAGTCCAGCGCTAGCAGCTGCCTCAGCGTGGGGCCATGCTCTCCTGATCGGCCAGCAGGCGTCGCAGCCGCGACTGCTCAAAGTCCAGGTAGCGGAGGCGGTCGCGGGTTTCGCGGCGTTGCTGATCGCTCAGGCCTTTGTCCTGCAGGCGCTTTTCCAGTCGGCGGATTTCGCTGTCGTTGCTGCTGATGGACTGTCGTGTGCGGTACACCTCTAGCCCCGCGTTCAACGCCATGGAGAACGCACCTTCGTTCATGCGCCCGCGGCAGGCGTCCTGCTTGCCGGTATTGCCCCGCGTGCCTTCACGCCAGCCGCTGTAGGGTGTGCAGAAGCGGGGAATGCCTGCCTCCCACCCCGCGCGGTAGCGGGCCGCATCAGGCCGCACGCCCACTTTGGCGCAGTCTTCGGTGTAGTCAGCAAGCTGGGTGCGCGGGGGCTCGCCGTTGGCACCGTCGTCCAGCCCCACCTGGTACCAGTCGGCCACCTTGCATTGTTCGGGAGTCATGCTGGCGCAACCAGCAAGCGCGAGGGCTGCGCTTGCCAGCAGCCAGTGGGCTGAGAGTTTTTTCATGCGCCAAATCCTAGCGGCCCATTCGCATCGTGACCAGCTTTGTTTGGCACTGGAAGCGCTGGAGCAATCAGGCGCTGTGCAAACGCAGGTTCTGTGCGCTGGCCGATGGGAGCTTGAAATTGGAGACTGTCTCAACAAGGCCGCGGGCTTGCGCGTTCAGTCCAGCCGCTGCCGCAGCCATTTGCTCCACCAAGGCGGCGTTTTGCTGGGTGGCCTGGTCCATTTGTGCGACCGCCACATTCACCTGGTCCACACCCTGGCTTTGCTCGGAGCTGGCAGCGCTGATCTCGCCCACCACATCGGTAACGCGCTGGATGGCCCCCACCACTTCGCTCATGGTCTGACCGGCGCGGTCTACCAGTGCGGTGCCTGCCTCCACCCGTTCTACGCTGGTGCCGATCAGCTGCTTGATCTCGCGGGCCGCCTCGGCCGAGCGTCCGGCCAGGTTGCGCACCTCGCTGGCCACCACGGCAAAGCCTCGGCCTTGTTCACCGGCGCGTGCGGCTTCCACCGCGGCGTTCAGCGCCAGGATGTTGGTCTGGAAGGCAATGGCATCGATCACGCCAATGATGTCCGAAATCTTTTTGCTGCTTTCGTTGATGCCCCGCATGGTGTTGACGACCTCGGCCACCACCTGACCGCCCTGGGCTGCCACTGCCGATGCGCTTTGCGCCATCTGGTTGGCCTGACGGGAGTTGTCGGCGTTCATGCGCACGGTGGAGTTCAACTCCTCCATCGAAGCCGCCGTTTCCTGCAGCGCGCTGGCTTGCCGCTCGGTGCGGGCAGACAGATCGTCGTTGCCCTGCGCGATCTCGCCAGACGCAGCAGAAACGCTGGCTGCGCCCTGGTGCACCGCCCCGACCAGCGTGACCAGGGAGGCCTGCATGCTCTTGAAACCATGCAGCAGCTGCGCGGTTTCATTGGTGCCCCGGGCCTCAATGTGCTGGGTCAGGTCGCCTTGGGCAATGGCCTTGGAAAAGGCTACCGCCTTGCGTAAAGGCTGGGAGACGGAGCGGATGACCAGATAGCCGAAACCGATGGCCAGGCCGATGCTGATGACCAGCGAGGTGATCATGGCAAAGACCATGGAGTGGTAAAGCGAGTCTGAGCGTTCGTACTCGGCTTTGGCGATGTCCAGTTGCACTTGCACCAGCTTGCCCAACACATCTTGCAGCGGGTCCAGTGCGGGGTACATGCTTTTGGCGGCGTAGGTGGTCAGCGCGGGAATGTCTGCCGCTTTCAGAATGCGCTCCAGTTCTGCGACCGAGGCGTCTGCCGTGGCTTGTGTATTGCGAAAGCGGGCCACCAGTTGCACCTCTTCATCCACCAGCTCGGTGGCCAGGTAGGCCTTCCACTGGGCTTCAATCTCCTTGCGCGCCTCTGCAACAGATTGCAGACCTTGGCTTGGCGTCATGGCGCCGTCGCGCACCTTGTGGGCGGTGTCCACAATGTTGATGGCGTACGCATCCGAGAC from Acidovorax sp. DW039 harbors:
- a CDS encoding DUF484 family protein — translated: MSTTHIPPITEEDIANFLTNTPGFFERHAEVLASVQITSPHGHRAVSLQERQAEMLREKIKGLEHRIMDMVRNSNDNTAIAAKVHQWTSALLRVKDPFDLPEAVVSGIRTLFDVPQATVRVWTVAGPYIDADFTQGASEDARAFASSLTMPFCGPNLGFEPAGWLAQDAGGEPAQSLALLPLREGAIDSATPAFGLLVLGSPDPQRFDATMGTEFLSRIAELASAALVRLK
- a CDS encoding tyrosine-type recombinase/integrase, coding for MAEVPSSVPLPTDPHVLRYLEHVRVEKRLAARTVTLYTLDLEKLAQLAAGVNTPMLQLTSAHIRRFVAQMHSGGRSGRGIALILSGWRGFYTWAGRQGLVAHNPVQDVRAPKAPKPLPKALGVDDAVRLADYENTAADPWLEARDAAIVELLYGCGLRVGELVGLDAEPSAEAQREGRGWIDLQAGEAHVFGKGSKRRSVPVGRAAVQALKNWLALRIQPFGASGALDAALFVGQRGKRLTAQSVWLRLRQRSQQAGLTTPVHPHMLRHSFASHVLQSSSDLRAVQELLGHANITTTQVYTRLDFQHLAKVYDAAHPRARKKS
- the lepB gene encoding signal peptidase I; the protein is MKNWFRKQRYFLLMLLCFGFFRTAIADWNPIPSGSMRPTLLEGDVVFVNRLAYDFKLPLTDIVLLPLGEPQRGDVVTFSSPQDGTRLIKRIAAVPGDRVEMRNEVLYINGQAADYQAPEDVREALGMGAEVDATRWTERLQGHERRVQWLHGVPARSTFGPLDVPPGQYLMLGDNRDNSVDSRYIGLVPRHLLIGQARRVLVSADILGNWAPRLGRTGQAL
- a CDS encoding DUF2799 domain-containing protein; the encoded protein is MKKLSAHWLLASAALALAGCASMTPEQCKVADWYQVGLDDGANGEPPRTQLADYTEDCAKVGVRPDAARYRAGWEAGIPRFCTPYSGWREGTRGNTGKQDACRGRMNEGAFSMALNAGLEVYRTRQSISSNDSEIRRLEKRLQDKGLSDQQRRETRDRLRYLDFEQSRLRRLLADQESMAPR
- a CDS encoding methyl-accepting chemotaxis protein; protein product: MNLDNIRISTRLAVLLAALCLLTALIGTAGLLGMQRANQGLNTVYQDRVVPLKQIKLVSDAYAINIVDTAHKVRDGAMTPSQGLQSVAEARKEIEAQWKAYLATELVDEEVQLVARFRNTQATADASVAELERILKAADIPALTTYAAKSMYPALDPLQDVLGKLVQVQLDIAKAEYERSDSLYHSMVFAMITSLVISIGLAIGFGYLVIRSVSQPLRKAVAFSKAIAQGDLTQHIEARGTNETAQLLHGFKSMQASLVTLVGAVHQGAASVSAASGEIAQGNDDLSARTERQASALQETAASMEELNSTVRMNADNSRQANQMAQSASAVAAQGGQVVAEVVNTMRGINESSKKISDIIGVIDAIAFQTNILALNAAVEAARAGEQGRGFAVVASEVRNLAGRSAEAAREIKQLIGTSVERVEAGTALVDRAGQTMSEVVGAIQRVTDVVGEISAASSEQSQGVDQVNVAVAQMDQATQQNAALVEQMAAAAAGLNAQARGLVETVSNFKLPSASAQNLRLHSA